The following coding sequences lie in one Fimbriimonadaceae bacterium genomic window:
- a CDS encoding helix-turn-helix transcriptional regulator codes for MPELSLPEEFGRLVREWRTERGFSQEGFAYRCGVHRTYMTHIERGTRTPTINVVAKLARGLGVEISAIFTELESRGATVEKTTEQPSPR; via the coding sequence ATGCCGGAGTTGTCGCTGCCAGAAGAGTTCGGTCGATTAGTGCGGGAATGGCGGACCGAGCGAGGGTTCAGCCAAGAGGGGTTTGCCTATCGCTGCGGGGTTCACCGCACCTACATGACCCATATCGAGCGTGGCACCAGAACGCCAACGATCAACGTGGTCGCGAAACTGGCCCGGGGGTTAGGGGTGGAAATCAGCGCAATCTTTACCGAGTTGGAGAGCCGGGGCGCGACGGTTGAAAAGACAACGGAACAGCCCTCGCCGCGTTAG